One Trichoderma asperellum chromosome 5, complete sequence genomic region harbors:
- a CDS encoding uncharacterized protein (EggNog:ENOG41) yields the protein MPRISPWLFRKANRHSPNVAALLPACRDLPSAINELRWLKEHVNGTAHLAKGSLLARLCKKRGQGYPLQYILGSQPFGPLDIKCRSGVLIPRPETEAYTYHLADLIKSGSLKIGGSKHDLSVVDFCTGTGCIPLLLYALLYQKFDHLNVLGVDISTQAIKLARGNIDHNTRLGNLPDLQLNHGLDIMQEDIFHDEVIEKLKGRNWDVMVSNPPYISRRAWNHGGGQVGYSVRKYEPSLALVPRDDVPIPVNWNHEDIFYARLLKIARHLKPRAILLEIGDKEQARRVISQFLQNNPSANSEVQVWRDWPDLASAGDKDCLLEIPMQDGSSRAIPIQGDGNIRSIFIKLGA from the coding sequence ATGCCGCGAATCTCGCCATGGCTCTTCCGCAAGGCCAATCGCCACTCTCCCAATGTCGCTGCATTACTCCCAGCCTGTAGAGACCTTCCATCTGCCATCAATGAGCTGCGATGGCTCAAAGAGCATGTCAACGGCACTGCACATCTTGCCAAAGGGAGCCTGCTCGCACGGCTATGCAAGAAGAGGGGGCAAGGCTACCCTTTGCAGTACATCTTGGGATCTCAACCATTTGGGCCTCTCGATATTAAATGTCGCTCTGGTGTTCTAATCCCAAGACCTGAGACCGAAGCGTACACCTACCATCTTGCTGACTTAATCAAGTCTGGGAGCTTGAAGATTGGTGGCTCCAAACACGACCTCAGTGTTGTCGACTTTTGCACAGGAACAGGATGTATACCTCTGCTTCTCTATGCTTTGCTCTATCAGAAATTTGACCATCTGAACGTCCTTGGAGTGGACATCTCTACCCAAGCCATAAAACTAGCTAGGGGCAATATCGACCATAATACAAGGCTTGGCAATCTCCCAGACCTTCAGCTAAATCATGGCCTCGACATCATGCAGGAGGATATCTTCCACGATGAAGTCATTGAGAAGCTAAAAGGACGTAACTGGGACGTGATGGTGTCCAACCCTCCCTACATCTCCCGACGGGCGTGGAATCATGGCGGTGGCCAGGTTGGATACTCGGTTCGCAAATATGAACCGAGCCTAGCTCTGGTCCCAAGAGACGATGTTCCGATTCCTGTTAATTGGAACCATGAGGATATCTTTTATGCAAGACTATTGAAGATTGCACGCCACCTCAAACCGAGAGCCATACTGTTAGAGATTGGCGATAAAGAGCAGGCCCGCCGTGTCATATCACAATTTCTTCAAAACAATCCTTCAGCCAACTCTGAGGTGCAAGTCTGGAGAGACTGGCCAGATTTAGCTTCAGCTGGGGATAAAGATTGTCTGCTGGAAATCCCAATGCAGGACGGATCCAGCCGAGCTATCCCGATACAAGGCGATGGCAACA